The DNA segment CAGGGTGGAAAATCCTGCCCGCTGCCAGGTGTCCTGCTGTTGCGCCAGGCTGTCATTTACATCGATCATGGCCAGGCGCAGCAGGTGCTCCACTTTTGCCTGATCGTATTCCGCCGGTATCCGGTACATGCGCTGCAGATCCCCCAACACCAGATCCGGAAAAAACCCGTTGTTTTCCAGTGTGGTTGCCAAGTAGTGATCGGATTTGCCGGTGAAGCTCACTGTGCGCATACCTGTTTAAAAACGCGGTGCCAAGTGGTTTGCCTGATCGCACCGGGCGACAGACGCCCCACCGGCCCGCGCGGGTGGGGGAGTTGTTACAACGCCAATTGCCTTTTCAATTTTCCCAGCCAGGTTTTTACCCCGGCTTTTTCCGGGTTCACCGCCTGCGCCTTTTCCAGCCACTGCACCGCCGCCTTGGGCGCATCGTTGCGCTCCGCAAACATCGCCGCTAAACGGTACAGTTTGGTGCGCACAATAATGTGCGTGACCGGCCAGAGTTCCTGCTCCACGTTTTCCAGCACCTGCTCGAAATAGGGACTGGCACTGCGCTTGGCCATGTACTGGCGCTCGGCCCAGTCGTGCAGGGTTTCCGCCACAAAGGTGGGCAAATCGCGATTGAAGCGCGCCGGCAATTGTTGCTGCTGGGCAATAGCCAGTGCCGCCAGTTCTAAAGCCTGTTCGATATCCTCCACATCCAGCAGCCACACCAGGCAGTACACCAGCAGCGGGTTCGGATACTGGGCGCCGCTTTCGCGGTAACCTTTTACATGGGGCAGATACTTGGGCAGCAAATGGCGCTTGAGGGCGATTTTTTCCTGCACGTTCGCGCGCTCGGACAACAGTTGCAGATCCGCCTGCAGGGCCGCTGCAATCACGCTGCGATCCGGGCTGTGCGTCACATCGGTCTGCGCGCTCACGGTGGGGGCAGCGGCGCTGGCCTGTGCCGCCGCGCGGGCGCGGGCGCGCTGCTGGTGTTGCAAAGTAATAAACGGCATGGTGCAAACCCGGTTGATTGATCCTGTTAAAAAAAACCGCCGGCGCCTGCAAAAAAACGGCACCGGGGGAACCTGGGTGGCTTACGCCCAACCCCCGGCCCCGTCGGGCAGTCGCACATTGGCGAACTCCACCCCCGCGGCCTTTTCCTCGTCCTCGATCACATAGCCTTCGTTGACCGAGTTGAAATCCTCCACGCGGTTGCGCTTGTGGTTGTCGGCAACCGAGCGGCGCCAGCTGTCGCTCTGGTAATAAATGGAGAGATTGTCGAGGCTGGTAATTAAAATCCCCCGTGCCGGGAAAAAGGGGATATCGGTTTTCAGCGGCAGGCCGGCGTAGACCCGCGTCACCACGGCGGTTTCGATGCGCTCCTTTTCCGTGGGGGTTTGCCCCAGGGCCTTGTACAGGGCCGCTTTTTCCTCCGCCACCAGCTCCTCGCCCACAATCGCCACCAGATCCTGGGCACCGCGGTGCAGGGGATTGATCATCTGTTTTAGCGCATGTACGGCAGCGTCCAGATTCTCGAAATCCCCGCCGTGACCGATACGGATTTCACCTGCTGTGGCGGTGCCGGTGGAACCGTCAAACCACTGGGCACCGCCGTTGTACTCGCGCAGGAGCTGCAGCCAGCCCTTGTTCACATCCTCGCCGTTGGCATTGTCGGCGGGATTGGTCACCGCCGCGGCACTGGTGCCCACCCAGCCCACACGGATGCGCGCCAGGGCAATGGCCTTGCGCACCCATTTTCCGTAGCGCTCCTGAAAATCCGGAAACTTGGCCCAGGCATCGATGGTGCTCCACTTGATATGGGTGTCGAACTCGGTGGAAAAGAGTTCGTAGTCCTTGTTGCCCAGGGACAACACATCGCTGGTCTGGCGATCGTTGTTGTCGGTATCCGTGCGCTTGGGCACCAGGCCGGCAGCGGAGCCGATCACTTTCTGGCCCTTGATCTCATCCACCGGCACCACATTGATTTCCTGCAGGAAGCCGTCACTCTCGACGATCTTGTCCTGCAGTTCCTGGGCAATGGTGGGCACCACACTGAAGGAATCCGCCACCGACTCCACCCCGTAGGTGGCGGCCATGGCGATCAGCATGGCATTGAACAGTTGTTTGGTTTTCGGTTGCATGGCTTGTGTTTCCGTACAATAAAAAAGAGTGTGCGAGTGAAAAAAGGGATAACCGCTTACAGCACCCGCGGATGGCCGCCGTCGCCCGTCCCCTGGGGCACAATGGTGCCGGGGGTTTCGGTGTTGAGGGCCTTGTTGAATTGTTCGCCCAGGGCCTGAATCTGTTGCGACAGGGTTGCGAGTTCGGTCTGGCTTGTCGCTGCGGGATCACCCCCCTTGCCGAACTTTTCCGCCAGCGCGTCCACCCGCGCAAGCAGGGACTGGAATTCCTCTTGACTCACCGGAGCACTGACATCTGCACCGTTTTCGCCGCCTTGACGGTGATCACCGCCACTGGCTTCGGGCTGACCGGCAAAACGGTTTTCCAGCCGGGCAAATTGTTGCTGCAAACTTTCCAGCGCGGTTTTCAGGGTGTTGAATTGTTGCTCGTCCATGGGTTCGGCCTCTTGCGGTTCGGGTTCTGAGGGGGCATCCCTGCCAAACGACTGCAACAGGCGGCTGAGGAGCCCCTGGCTGTCTTCCAGTTCCAGCGCATCCAGCGCGATGGGCCTGGCAAAATAATTGTCCGGCTTCAGTGCGCGCTTGAATTGCAGTTCGGTGGTGCCCAGGCTGGCGGGGGAATCGGTCACGGCCAGGCCGGCCAGATAGGCTTTGCCGGTACCGGCAAACTCCGGCTGAATTTCAATACTGGTAAACAGTTTCTGGCCGTTGTTGTTAAGGAACAGTAATTCATCCGTGGGCGCCAATCGGGCAAACAGACACTGCCGGCCCTTGTCGTCCGCCCTCGCCTTCAGTGCCACCACCTTGCCCAGGTTGCCGAAAATACGGATATGCTCGTACCAGATATTCGCGGTGTATTCCGCGGGGTCATACCCCTCGGCCATATCCACAATATCCTGGGCCGGGATCTCGCGGCCATCCACGGTGGGACCGCTGGTGGCCACCTTGACCCAGTTGGTTGTGAGCTTTCGCGGCATCGAGATTTCCCCGTGTGTGTTGTCTGTTGGAATTCAACCAATGGGCGCGAGACTAAGGGCCGAAAACCGGGGAAACAAACCCTTTGATTTCTATCAATTCCTAAATCGCGAAAATAGAAATTGATAGAAATTTTGCCCCCTCGGCAACGGCGGCGAATTGCGTACACTGCCGCCCATGACCAGTTACCCGCAAGAAATCAAGATCGCCGCCAAGTTGCTCTGGCTGCGCCGACTGTCTGCAAAGGAGATTGCCGAGCAACTGAACCTGAACAATGCGCGGGTGGTGTACCAGTGGGCCGAGAAGGGCCAGTGGGAAGCCCTGCTGCAGCATGAAACCGTGGAGCAGGCCACGGCGCGGCGCCTGATTGCGCTGGCGGAAAAGCCCAACAAATCCGCTGAGGACTACAAAGAAATTGAAAAGCTCGGCAATCTGCTCGACAAACTGGCCGGCATCGACCTGAAAAAAGCGCGCACTGCCAGGGAAAAGGCCGCGGGCAGTCGTGGCGAAAGCGGTGGCAAAAGTAAAAAGCGCAAACCCAAAAACGATATCAGCGAGATCACACCGGAGCAACTGGAGGAAATCCGCAAGGAACTCTTCTTTGAATACCAGCACCGCTGGCACGCCAACAAAAACCAGCGCACCCGCTTTATCCTCAAAAGCCGCCAGATCGGCGCCACCTATTATTTTGCCTGGGAAGCGTTCGAGGACGCCATTGTCAGTGGCGACAACCAAGTATTCCTGTCCGCCAGCCGCAGCCAGGCGGAGATTTTCAAAGCCTATATTCTCCGCTTCGCCAGCCAATACTTCGGGATCGAATTAAAGGGCGCGGACTTTATCGCCCTGTCCAATGGTGCCGAGCTGCGCTTTGTCTCCACCAATGGCCGCACCGCAATGGGCTACCACGGCCATCTCTACGTGGATGAGGTGTTCTGGATTCCCGATTTCGAACGTCTCAACAAACTTGCCAGCGGCATGGCGTCGCAGAAAAAGTGGCGCAAAACCTACTTCTCCACACCGTCCGTAAAGAGCCACGGTGCCTATCCCATGTGGAGCGGCGAGCGCTACAACGAGCGGCGCAAAACCAAAGTGGAATTTGAACTGAGCCGCGAGGCGTTGAACCGCGGACTGCTGGGGCCGGATAAGATCTGGCGCAATATGGTGACCCTGGAGGATGCCGCGGAGCAAGGTTGCGACCTGTTCGATATCGACGAATTGCGCAACGAGTACAGCGAGGCCGAATTTAACAACC comes from the Microbulbifer sp. MI-G genome and includes:
- the gpM gene encoding phage terminase small subunit, whose translation is MPFITLQHQQRARARAAAQASAAAPTVSAQTDVTHSPDRSVIAAALQADLQLLSERANVQEKIALKRHLLPKYLPHVKGYRESGAQYPNPLLVYCLVWLLDVEDIEQALELAALAIAQQQQLPARFNRDLPTFVAETLHDWAERQYMAKRSASPYFEQVLENVEQELWPVTHIIVRTKLYRLAAMFAERNDAPKAAVQWLEKAQAVNPEKAGVKTWLGKLKRQLAL
- a CDS encoding phage major capsid protein, P2 family is translated as MQPKTKQLFNAMLIAMAATYGVESVADSFSVVPTIAQELQDKIVESDGFLQEINVVPVDEIKGQKVIGSAAGLVPKRTDTDNNDRQTSDVLSLGNKDYELFSTEFDTHIKWSTIDAWAKFPDFQERYGKWVRKAIALARIRVGWVGTSAAAVTNPADNANGEDVNKGWLQLLREYNGGAQWFDGSTGTATAGEIRIGHGGDFENLDAAVHALKQMINPLHRGAQDLVAIVGEELVAEEKAALYKALGQTPTEKERIETAVVTRVYAGLPLKTDIPFFPARGILITSLDNLSIYYQSDSWRRSVADNHKRNRVEDFNSVNEGYVIEDEEKAAGVEFANVRLPDGAGGWA
- a CDS encoding GPO family capsid scaffolding protein, encoding MPRKLTTNWVKVATSGPTVDGREIPAQDIVDMAEGYDPAEYTANIWYEHIRIFGNLGKVVALKARADDKGRQCLFARLAPTDELLFLNNNGQKLFTSIEIQPEFAGTGKAYLAGLAVTDSPASLGTTELQFKRALKPDNYFARPIALDALELEDSQGLLSRLLQSFGRDAPSEPEPQEAEPMDEQQFNTLKTALESLQQQFARLENRFAGQPEASGGDHRQGGENGADVSAPVSQEEFQSLLARVDALAEKFGKGGDPAATSQTELATLSQQIQALGEQFNKALNTETPGTIVPQGTGDGGHPRVL
- a CDS encoding terminase large subunit domain-containing protein translates to MRTLPPMTSYPQEIKIAAKLLWLRRLSAKEIAEQLNLNNARVVYQWAEKGQWEALLQHETVEQATARRLIALAEKPNKSAEDYKEIEKLGNLLDKLAGIDLKKARTAREKAAGSRGESGGKSKKRKPKNDISEITPEQLEEIRKELFFEYQHRWHANKNQRTRFILKSRQIGATYYFAWEAFEDAIVSGDNQVFLSASRSQAEIFKAYILRFASQYFGIELKGADFIALSNGAELRFVSTNGRTAMGYHGHLYVDEVFWIPDFERLNKLASGMASQKKWRKTYFSTPSVKSHGAYPMWSGERYNERRKTKVEFELSREALNRGLLGPDKIWRNMVTLEDAAEQGCDLFDIDELRNEYSEAEFNNLFMCAFLEAGLSVFNLNDLLAAAVDTNVIWVDFHAKQKRPYGNHPVWIGYDPSRSGDGAAIVVVAPPLKEGDKFRVLEKIVLRNRAWQYQANRIRELTEKYNVQFIGIDCTGPGHGVFEMVQNFFPRATPIHYGLETKTALVLKTQDVVESQRIQWDAEHTDIPQAFLQIHQTTTGKDQITYAANRTSTTGHADVAWAVMHALSNEPLNRNRRKSTWAFAA